Proteins encoded within one genomic window of bacterium:
- the leuD gene encoding 3-isopropylmalate dehydratase small subunit, translating into MEPFRTHNGVVVPLGIPDCNTDLITPARYLKRIERTGYGDVLFYSMRYREDGSPNPDFVLNKPEYRDGTILVAGRNFGCGSSREHAPWALQDYGFKAVIAPSFADIFANNCAQIGLLTIVLPEARVREMLDMASTREGYQITVDLARQTVTDAFGRTDRFEIDPFKKHCLLNGLDPIALTLQHEDEIAAYEGARQVWMPKVAAGQP; encoded by the coding sequence ATGGAGCCGTTTCGCACCCACAACGGGGTCGTCGTGCCGCTCGGCATCCCGGACTGCAACACCGACCTGATCACGCCGGCGCGGTACCTCAAGCGGATCGAGCGGACCGGCTACGGCGACGTGCTCTTCTACAGCATGCGCTACCGCGAGGACGGCTCTCCGAATCCGGACTTCGTGCTCAACAAGCCCGAGTACCGCGACGGCACGATCCTCGTCGCAGGCAGGAATTTCGGCTGCGGGTCGTCGCGCGAGCATGCGCCCTGGGCGCTCCAGGACTACGGGTTCAAGGCGGTCATCGCGCCGTCGTTCGCGGACATCTTCGCCAACAACTGCGCCCAGATCGGCCTGCTGACGATCGTCCTGCCGGAGGCGCGGGTCCGCGAGATGCTCGACATGGCGTCGACCCGTGAAGGCTATCAGATCACGGTCGATCTTGCGCGCCAGACCGTCACGGACGCGTTCGGCCGGACGGACCGCTTCGAGATCGATCCGTTCAAGAAGCACTGCCTGCTGAACGGCCTCGACCCGATCGCGCTCACCCTGCAGCACGAAGACGAGATCGCGGCGTACGAGGGTGCGCGGCAGGTCTGGATGCCCAAGGTCGCGGCAGGCCAACCCTAA
- a CDS encoding TetR/AcrR family transcriptional regulator produces MARSGSVTRSRLVRTTRQLIEDRGIARVTTKQIARAAGGAEETIFRHFPRKEDLLLAAVFVDVPAFQESLAIVSGETPRGRLRRLCLNVIRFFEQITPAAVAVLSDAELTRRHREVVRGRNGGSQRLYAAVAEFIETEQARGGLRSDLSPAQVASALVGPCFFWVFTRLSLGKNALRMTDRQFVAGVLDVLWDGLHP; encoded by the coding sequence ATGGCCCGCTCCGGATCCGTCACCAGAAGCCGGCTCGTTCGGACGACGCGGCAGCTGATCGAAGACCGCGGCATCGCGCGGGTGACGACGAAGCAGATCGCCCGGGCCGCCGGCGGCGCTGAAGAAACGATCTTCCGGCACTTCCCTCGGAAAGAGGACCTGCTCCTGGCGGCCGTGTTCGTCGACGTCCCGGCTTTCCAGGAGTCGCTTGCGATCGTCAGCGGCGAGACGCCCCGGGGACGGCTTCGGCGCCTCTGCCTAAATGTGATCCGGTTCTTCGAACAAATTACACCGGCCGCGGTCGCGGTGCTCTCCGACGCGGAACTCACCCGCCGGCACCGCGAAGTCGTGCGCGGGCGGAACGGCGGATCTCAACGCCTCTACGCCGCGGTGGCCGAATTTATCGAAACCGAGCAGGCGCGCGGGGGCCTGCGGTCGGATCTATCGCCGGCGCAGGTGGCCTCCGCGCTGGTGGGGCCGTGTTTCTTCTGGGTGTTCACCCGGCTGTCGCTCGGCAAGAACGCGCTGAGAATGACGGATCGACAGTTCGTCGCCGGAGTCCTCGACGTGCTCTGGGACGGCCTGCATCCCTAG
- a CDS encoding DinB family protein codes for MAPGLVRDDVLWLHETTFAAWNWAHKSVRAAIKGLSVEEAVWRPGRHTHSVWEQINHLAYWKGYIVRRVAGERPPHPQAWPVAGRSAAELRRSIDDLARLHRRLRAAILKIEPERFAGSCSGRYTLARLLLGAAAHDSYHVGQILLTRKLYREALRRASPRAGR; via the coding sequence ATGGCTCCTGGGCTGGTCCGCGACGATGTCCTGTGGCTGCACGAGACGACGTTTGCCGCCTGGAACTGGGCGCACAAATCGGTGCGTGCCGCGATAAAGGGACTGTCGGTCGAGGAGGCGGTGTGGCGGCCGGGACGCCACACGCACTCTGTGTGGGAGCAGATCAATCACCTCGCCTATTGGAAGGGGTACATCGTCCGCCGCGTGGCCGGCGAGCGTCCGCCGCACCCCCAGGCTTGGCCGGTCGCGGGCCGAAGCGCCGCTGAGCTTCGCCGCTCGATCGACGATCTCGCGCGGCTCCACCGGCGGCTGCGGGCAGCAATTCTCAAGATCGAACCGGAGCGTTTCGCGGGGTCGTGCAGCGGCAGGTACACGCTCGCGAGGCTGCTGCTCGGCGCCGCGGCCCACGATTCCTACCACGTCGGGCAGATCCTGCTTACGAGGAAACTCTATCGGGAAGCGCTGCGGCGGGCGTCGCCACGGGCCGGGCGCTAG